The window AATATTTATGAATTATTATATCATATTTCATATAAAATATAAAGCCGTAAAAATCATTGGACTAATCAAAAACCTATGACATATAAGTGACATATAAGTGACATAGACTTGCCATAAATCAATAATAAAATTCATTCAACAATAAGTTTTGTGGAGAAATTAAAATAACTGTTTAGAAATTAAATCAGGTCTTTATATTTTCTAGTGACAAAACTTTTAATACAAAAAATTATAAGTTTAAAAAGATGAAAGGAAGAAAATTATGAAAAAAATTCAGGATTACCGATTTTTAGTTCAGCTTTTATGTTTGATTTTAACTGCAGTATCATTTTCTATAAGTTTCAAATTTACATCTTTACTGATTCTGACCCTTACATTTTTTACAGGGGTATTCTACTGTGGCTGGGTCTGTCCCTTTGGATTTATACAGGATTCCTTTGGTTATATAGGAAGCGCCTTTGGAATCAAAAAGAGAAAAATTCCAAAATTTCTTCACAGGATTTTAAAATTTAGCAGATATCTGATTTTAATGCTTTTATTGTTGAACTGGTCAGACTTTATATTCACTGCTCTGCAATTTGACCCGAGGGTAAATTTTCTAAGCTTAGTATCAGGAAACACTGTAATTATAATATCCATTTTAGTTCTGGTGTTTTTTTCCTTGGTTTCGATATTCTTTCAGAGACCCTTTTGTAATTATCTCTGCGTTCAGGGAGCCAAGTACGGTCTGATAAGTCTTTTCAGAGTTTTTACGATAAAAAGAGACGCTGATAAATGCGTAAATTGTAAAAAATGTGAGCAAGTTTGTCCCATGCATATAGATATCACAAATACAGGAAACCTACGAGATCCAAACTGTATAAACTGCTTTCAGTGTATAAACAGCTGTCCTGTAGAAAAAACCCTTAGCTTTGGTAGGGTTAAACTAAGTAGACCGAAAAAGATTCATTTTTCAAAAGTTATCGTCTTACTTACATTAGCTTTATCTCTCTTTCTTTATTACAGCTCGTCTATAAGTCATGCATCGGGTAATAATGGACAGACTATAACAGCGGAAAAAGTCGATGGAATTGCAGATGTAGACATCGCAATAGGGATCAAAGACGGATCATATGAGGGAAGTTCTAAAGGTTATAAGGGAACAGTAAAGGTAGAAGTAACAGTGAAAAACGAAATTATTCAAAATATTGATATTATAAGCCATGAAGATGATGCTGTCTGGTTCAATAGAGCAAAAAATACCGTTCTTGGGGAAATAATAAAAAGTCAAAACACCGATGTAGACACTGTCGCAGGAGCAACTTATTCTTCTGTAGGTATAATAAATGCCGTTTCAAATGCAGTCAAAACCGGTACTCAATAAGACTTTAAATTATTTATA is drawn from Ilyobacter polytropus DSM 2926 and contains these coding sequences:
- a CDS encoding FMN-binding protein gives rise to the protein MKKIQDYRFLVQLLCLILTAVSFSISFKFTSLLILTLTFFTGVFYCGWVCPFGFIQDSFGYIGSAFGIKKRKIPKFLHRILKFSRYLILMLLLLNWSDFIFTALQFDPRVNFLSLVSGNTVIIISILVLVFFSLVSIFFQRPFCNYLCVQGAKYGLISLFRVFTIKRDADKCVNCKKCEQVCPMHIDITNTGNLRDPNCINCFQCINSCPVEKTLSFGRVKLSRPKKIHFSKVIVLLTLALSLFLYYSSSISHASGNNGQTITAEKVDGIADVDIAIGIKDGSYEGSSKGYKGTVKVEVTVKNEIIQNIDIISHEDDAVWFNRAKNTVLGEIIKSQNTDVDTVAGATYSSVGIINAVSNAVKTGTQ